From Rubrivirga sp. SAORIC476, a single genomic window includes:
- a CDS encoding SDR family NAD(P)-dependent oxidoreductase, whose protein sequence is MSTPTRPGRLDGKIALITGAAEGIGEAIAHKFAYEGAAGLLLAGLPGDPLDQVAADITDQYGTEVGTYAGDLGDPDTAASCVEAAIEAFGRLDVLVNNAGVLPKLAPIDEYPLEDFDKLIHNNIKTAFYMTRAAIPHLRETRGNVVSAGSEAGWNGSPQFTPYGPTKAWMHAFMKGVAGEQGGHGVRANCVCPGPIDTSWTHKETGPMDADAEETVTYSTAFGRRATTEEVANVYAFLASDEASYVTGALWLVDGATTIVHGMPGKDADAAAQTQPTGVLNLRFQRSSDPSAVPAG, encoded by the coding sequence ATGTCTACCCCCACTCGTCCCGGCCGCCTGGACGGCAAGATCGCCCTCATCACTGGCGCCGCCGAGGGTATCGGCGAGGCCATCGCCCACAAGTTCGCCTACGAGGGCGCCGCGGGCCTCCTGCTGGCCGGCCTCCCCGGCGACCCGCTCGATCAGGTCGCCGCCGACATCACCGACCAGTACGGTACCGAGGTCGGCACCTACGCCGGGGACCTCGGCGACCCCGACACCGCGGCCTCCTGCGTCGAGGCCGCCATCGAGGCCTTCGGCCGCCTCGACGTGCTCGTCAACAACGCGGGCGTGCTCCCGAAGCTGGCGCCCATCGACGAGTATCCGTTGGAGGACTTCGACAAGCTGATCCACAACAACATCAAGACGGCCTTCTACATGACCCGCGCGGCCATCCCGCACCTGCGCGAGACGCGCGGCAACGTGGTCTCGGCCGGGTCCGAGGCCGGGTGGAACGGCTCGCCGCAGTTCACGCCCTATGGCCCGACCAAGGCCTGGATGCACGCCTTCATGAAGGGCGTCGCGGGCGAGCAGGGAGGCCACGGGGTCCGCGCCAACTGCGTCTGCCCTGGCCCCATCGACACATCGTGGACGCACAAGGAGACCGGCCCGATGGACGCCGACGCCGAGGAGACGGTCACCTACTCGACTGCCTTCGGTCGCCGTGCCACCACCGAGGAGGTCGCCAACGTGTACGCCTTCCTCGCCTCCGACGAGGCCAGCTACGTCACCGGCGCCCTCTGGCTGGTCGACGGCGCGACCACCATCGTCCACGGCATGCCGGGCAAGGATGCCGACGCAGCCGCGCAGACGCAGCCGACCGGCGTGCTCAACCTTCGGTTCCAGCGGTCGTCCGACCCCAGCGCCGTCCCGGCCGGGTAG
- a CDS encoding DMT family transporter, whose protein sequence is MWIWLSLLAALGGAGTSFGLKRALDGAGAVGATVAYRLVGGGLLLAFVVGAGLGWPMQPGYLGAVALAIPFEVIGTVAFTLALRAGDLSLVQPLFGLLPVTVTLGAAVALRETPTPGAVAGIVLVAAGVYVLALGDGRGWWAPLRALAMHPAGRWAGLSILAWSVTTVLHKIGIAASGPMPWAVTLALGSAVALAVVAPLLPRALRTVPDRPPTRRSWLWWAGLAGLLYAVQQVGLQFALAIAPAGYVIALASTSLLLSVVIGLVWLGEREAGRARLTGAALVTLGAALVGLYG, encoded by the coding sequence ATGTGGATCTGGCTCTCCCTGCTCGCAGCCCTCGGCGGCGCCGGCACCAGCTTCGGCCTGAAGCGTGCGCTGGACGGCGCAGGAGCGGTCGGCGCGACGGTCGCGTACCGGCTGGTCGGGGGCGGCCTACTGCTGGCGTTCGTGGTCGGCGCGGGGCTCGGCTGGCCCATGCAGCCCGGCTACCTGGGCGCGGTGGCCCTCGCGATCCCGTTCGAGGTCATCGGCACGGTCGCGTTCACGCTGGCGCTGCGCGCTGGCGACCTCTCGCTCGTGCAGCCGCTGTTCGGGTTGCTCCCCGTGACGGTCACCCTCGGCGCCGCCGTGGCTCTCCGTGAGACGCCGACGCCGGGTGCCGTCGCGGGCATCGTGCTGGTCGCTGCGGGCGTCTACGTCCTTGCCCTGGGCGATGGCCGCGGCTGGTGGGCGCCACTGCGCGCCCTCGCCATGCACCCCGCCGGACGCTGGGCGGGCCTCTCCATCCTCGCCTGGAGCGTGACCACCGTGCTTCACAAAATCGGCATCGCCGCGTCCGGCCCGATGCCGTGGGCGGTGACGCTGGCGCTCGGCTCGGCGGTGGCGCTGGCCGTCGTCGCGCCGCTCCTGCCCCGCGCCCTGCGGACCGTCCCCGACCGACCGCCGACCCGGCGCAGTTGGCTCTGGTGGGCCGGGCTCGCAGGTCTTCTGTACGCCGTCCAGCAAGTCGGCCTCCAGTTTGCCCTGGCGATTGCCCCGGCGGGCTACGTGATCGCACTCGCGTCGACGAGTCTCCTGCTGTCGGTGGTGATCGGCCTGGTCTGGCTCGGCGAGCGCGAAGCCGGACGGGCCCGGCTGACGGGCGCAGCGCTGGTCACCCTCGGCGCGGCGCTGGTCGGCCTCTACGGGTGA
- a CDS encoding sialate O-acetylesterase — protein sequence MRTFILSLVALTLASAAQAQLRLPLVLSDGAVLQRHHPIPVWGWAAPDAAVSVRLGDATGQATADAEGRWRTTLPARSAGGPVDLIVTSGGERAQATDLLVGDVWVLSGQSNMEWTLANADGAEAVVATADDPGLRHFLVPKSFASMPQDELAGGSWAVASPETIGGFSAVGTFFARDIRAHHDVPIGLLHTSWGGSRIEPWMSADMLGLSTAEVDALRDQEAARVNALAARLRGLLGGDLPTEDAGLGDDGPHWAAPDLDTSDWVRLQVPGLWEAQGYDGLDGVAWIRTSFTLSAAEAAEGLTLGLGMIDDSDETWVNGVAVGGMTDAWNQVRRYPVPAEALRVGANTLTIRVTDTGGGGGIAGDADLVYLEWPGGGRRSLAGAGWHFRPAVVRLDADAQKNQVPMELWNQMVAPLTAQPVAGVLWYQGESNANTPEDAAAYGAQFRALIQGWREAWNQPDLPFFWAQLASFHAPPTGPDDTGLWPTLRESQSAALALDRTAEAVLLDVGESDDIHPRDKRSVGERLSRAARAMVYGEGGLVVSGPRYRRHTVGGGEVTVTFGHVGDGLGTRGGGPLGGFALRGADGAWHDAEARIVGHRVVVSSPSVPIPVAVRYAWADNPVAATLVNAEGLPAAPFRAE from the coding sequence ATGCGCACGTTCATCCTCTCTCTCGTGGCCCTCACGCTCGCGTCCGCTGCCCAGGCCCAGCTTCGCCTGCCGCTCGTGCTGAGCGATGGCGCCGTGCTTCAGCGCCACCACCCGATCCCGGTGTGGGGGTGGGCCGCCCCCGACGCCGCCGTCTCCGTCCGCCTCGGGGACGCCACCGGGCAGGCGACCGCCGACGCAGAGGGACGCTGGCGCACGACCCTGCCTGCCCGGTCTGCCGGGGGGCCGGTCGATCTCATCGTCACGTCGGGCGGCGAGCGGGCCCAAGCGACCGACCTCCTGGTCGGTGACGTGTGGGTCCTCTCCGGTCAGTCCAACATGGAATGGACGCTGGCGAACGCCGATGGCGCCGAGGCTGTGGTCGCGACGGCAGACGATCCCGGCCTCCGTCACTTCCTCGTCCCCAAGTCGTTCGCCAGCATGCCGCAGGACGAGTTGGCGGGCGGATCGTGGGCGGTGGCCTCGCCCGAAACCATCGGCGGGTTCTCGGCAGTCGGGACCTTCTTCGCGCGCGACATCCGCGCCCACCACGACGTGCCCATCGGGCTGCTCCACACGTCGTGGGGCGGCAGCCGCATCGAACCGTGGATGAGCGCCGACATGCTGGGCCTCTCCACTGCCGAGGTGGACGCCCTCCGCGACCAGGAGGCCGCCCGCGTCAATGCGCTCGCCGCCCGCCTGCGCGGCCTCCTCGGCGGCGACCTGCCTACCGAGGACGCCGGGCTCGGGGACGACGGCCCCCACTGGGCCGCCCCCGACCTCGACACGTCCGACTGGGTGCGCCTGCAGGTACCAGGGCTGTGGGAGGCCCAGGGCTACGACGGATTAGACGGCGTCGCCTGGATCCGGACCTCGTTCACACTCTCCGCCGCCGAGGCCGCCGAAGGGCTGACCCTCGGCCTCGGCATGATCGATGACTCGGACGAGACGTGGGTCAACGGCGTCGCGGTCGGAGGGATGACCGACGCCTGGAATCAGGTCCGCCGCTACCCGGTCCCGGCCGAGGCGCTGCGGGTGGGCGCCAACACCCTGACGATCCGCGTGACCGACACCGGCGGCGGGGGCGGAATCGCAGGCGACGCGGACCTCGTCTACCTGGAGTGGCCGGGCGGAGGTCGCCGGTCGCTCGCAGGCGCGGGCTGGCACTTCAGGCCCGCCGTGGTCCGCCTGGACGCCGACGCGCAGAAGAACCAGGTGCCGATGGAACTCTGGAACCAGATGGTCGCGCCTCTCACCGCGCAGCCCGTCGCGGGGGTGCTGTGGTACCAGGGCGAGTCGAACGCCAACACGCCGGAGGATGCCGCGGCGTACGGCGCCCAGTTCCGCGCCCTGATCCAGGGCTGGCGCGAGGCCTGGAACCAGCCCGACCTCCCGTTCTTCTGGGCCCAGCTCGCGTCCTTCCACGCGCCGCCCACCGGCCCCGACGACACGGGCCTCTGGCCGACGCTCCGCGAGAGCCAGAGCGCGGCGCTGGCCCTCGACCGCACCGCCGAGGCGGTGCTGCTCGACGTAGGCGAATCGGACGACATCCACCCGCGCGACAAACGCTCCGTCGGCGAGCGGCTGTCGCGAGCGGCCCGCGCGATGGTCTACGGCGAAGGCGGGCTCGTCGTCTCCGGACCGCGCTACCGCCGCCACACCGTCGGCGGCGGCGAGGTGACAGTCACGTTCGGCCACGTCGGCGACGGGCTGGGGACCCGCGGCGGCGGTCCGCTGGGCGGCTTCGCCCTCCGCGGCGCCGACGGCGCGTGGCACGACGCCGAGGCGCGCATCGTAGGGCATCGGGTGGTCGTATCGAGCCCGTCGGTACCCATCCCCGTAGCGGTCCGCTACGCGTGGGCCGACAACCCGGTCGCGGCGACGCTGGTGAACGCCGAGGGCCTGCCCGCCGCACCGTTCCGGGCGGAGTGA
- a CDS encoding septal ring lytic transglycosylase RlpA family protein — MNTPTAPALASVRPRRSGRVRGLRSRLSAAKRRAAVVTSVALLAVGGSACTSAPTSDAPVRTVALVAAPAPPATLLPPPAPPTPPAVPIHLTGDVSETGTPIEGGRASYYGRELAGNPTASGEPFDPSALTAAHRTLPLGTRVRVTHARTGESVVVRVNDRGPFHGDRVIDVSRAAADAIGLTRAGTAEVELERLPRTGGARG, encoded by the coding sequence ATGAACACACCGACTGCCCCCGCTCTCGCCAGCGTTCGCCCCCGACGGTCGGGGCGCGTGCGCGGTCTGCGCTCCCGCCTCTCGGCGGCAAAGCGGCGCGCGGCCGTCGTGACGAGTGTCGCGCTCCTGGCCGTGGGCGGCTCCGCCTGTACGTCGGCGCCCACATCGGACGCTCCGGTGCGGACGGTCGCCCTCGTGGCGGCGCCTGCCCCGCCCGCGACGTTGCTCCCGCCCCCTGCGCCTCCGACCCCGCCCGCCGTCCCGATCCACCTGACCGGCGACGTGTCCGAGACGGGCACGCCCATCGAGGGCGGACGCGCGAGCTACTACGGCCGCGAACTGGCGGGCAACCCGACCGCCTCGGGCGAGCCGTTCGACCCGTCCGCCCTGACGGCGGCGCACCGGACGCTTCCCCTCGGCACCCGGGTCCGCGTCACGCACGCGCGGACGGGCGAGAGCGTCGTCGTGCGCGTCAACGACCGCGGGCCGTTCCACGGCGACCGCGTGATCGACGTGTCGCGCGCCGCCGCCGACGCCATTGGCCTGACCCGCGCCGGGACCGCCGAGGTGGAGCTGGAGCGGTTGCCGAGAACCGGCGGCGCGCGCGGCTAG
- a CDS encoding PP2C family protein-serine/threonine phosphatase → MAAPAPLGSVDDPSDAALTLADPLGALVLALMSRLLASRAVGAVAEGDGLRVEVVKGRLGVSAGDRLAMGEGDLPEALAEAGLTLGLPLRHGPEVVGWVALGPKLTGQPYSRAEIGLARSLAGATAASLAARASARDLAAAHRALAARAHALRTLFELAQAFGRALDREAIVSRLAYALMGQLMIRRVAVALCESADGPMDLVLARGAEAVEVPLALCTLTAPVPLDDAALRAEGWRWVVPLRAGDVTRGAVLLGPPAFAEDDWTPDADTTDFTAALAALAVGALETADRVEERVDRERLREEVRLAREVQARLLPATLPALPGLDVAARWRPSRDVSGDTYHAADLGGRLLVAVADVVGKGIGASLLMATLQAGFRMVEPDLLDAEDLGAALEAATARLDRLVHASTEAHQFVTLAWAVIEPETGAVWSVVAGHPPPRLLRADGVVEPLPPGGPLLGVLPGATFTASRTVLATGDALVFYTDGATEAQDADGTELDTDGLDRILAAGPRDAAALVESVVLAVDAWAEGGDMEADDLTIVAVCRAPGGGPEMG, encoded by the coding sequence ATGGCCGCTCCCGCCCCGCTCGGATCCGTCGACGACCCGTCCGACGCCGCGCTCACTCTCGCCGACCCGCTTGGCGCGCTCGTGCTCGCGCTGATGAGCCGCCTCCTGGCGTCGCGCGCGGTCGGCGCTGTGGCCGAGGGCGACGGGCTCCGGGTCGAGGTCGTCAAGGGCCGCCTCGGCGTGTCTGCGGGCGACCGGCTGGCGATGGGGGAGGGCGACCTGCCCGAGGCGCTCGCCGAGGCGGGGCTGACGCTCGGCCTCCCGCTCCGCCACGGCCCCGAGGTGGTCGGCTGGGTCGCGCTCGGGCCCAAGCTGACCGGCCAGCCGTACTCCCGCGCCGAGATCGGGTTGGCGCGGTCGCTGGCGGGGGCGACCGCCGCCTCGCTGGCCGCCCGCGCCTCGGCGCGCGACCTCGCCGCGGCGCACCGCGCCCTGGCCGCCCGCGCCCACGCCCTCCGGACGCTGTTCGAACTCGCACAGGCGTTCGGCCGGGCGCTCGACCGCGAGGCCATCGTCAGCCGCCTCGCCTACGCGCTCATGGGGCAGCTCATGATCCGTCGCGTCGCCGTCGCTCTCTGCGAGTCTGCCGATGGCCCGATGGACCTCGTCCTCGCCCGCGGCGCCGAGGCGGTTGAGGTGCCCCTGGCCCTCTGTACCCTCACGGCGCCCGTCCCCCTGGACGATGCCGCGCTGCGCGCCGAGGGCTGGCGGTGGGTGGTCCCGCTCCGCGCGGGGGACGTGACGCGCGGCGCCGTTCTGCTCGGCCCCCCCGCCTTCGCCGAGGACGACTGGACGCCCGATGCCGACACGACGGACTTCACGGCCGCGCTGGCCGCACTCGCCGTCGGCGCGCTGGAGACGGCTGATCGGGTCGAGGAGCGGGTCGACCGCGAGCGGCTGCGGGAGGAAGTCCGTCTGGCGCGCGAGGTCCAGGCGCGGCTGCTGCCGGCGACGCTCCCCGCGCTCCCAGGCCTCGACGTAGCCGCGCGCTGGCGGCCCAGCCGGGATGTCTCGGGCGACACGTACCACGCCGCCGACCTCGGCGGGCGTCTGCTCGTGGCCGTCGCCGATGTCGTCGGCAAGGGCATCGGGGCGTCGCTGCTGATGGCGACGCTCCAGGCGGGCTTCCGGATGGTCGAGCCCGACCTGCTCGACGCCGAGGACTTGGGCGCGGCGCTGGAGGCCGCCACGGCGCGCCTCGACCGCCTCGTCCACGCGAGCACCGAGGCGCACCAGTTCGTGACGCTGGCGTGGGCCGTCATCGAGCCCGAAACCGGAGCGGTGTGGTCGGTCGTCGCCGGGCACCCGCCGCCGCGGCTGCTCCGGGCCGACGGCGTCGTGGAGCCGCTGCCGCCGGGCGGCCCGCTGCTGGGTGTGCTGCCGGGCGCCACGTTCACCGCCTCTCGCACGGTTCTCGCCACCGGCGACGCGCTCGTCTTCTACACCGACGGCGCCACCGAGGCGCAGGACGCCGACGGAACCGAACTCGACACCGACGGCCTCGACCGCATCCTCGCAGCCGGTCCCCGCGATGCCGCCGCGCTCGTCGAAAGCGTCGTCCTCGCCGTCGACGCCTGGGCGGAGGGGGGCGACATGGAGGCCGACGACCTGACCATCGTCGCGGTGTGTCGCGCGCCGGGAGGAGGGCCGGAGATGGGGTGA
- a CDS encoding ammonium transporter, translating to MRKLLPLLLLAPALAAAQDATAADVQTNLDFVWVVVAGALVFLMQAGFALLETGLTRAKNAANIIMKNVMDASAGVVVFFLVGFGLMFGTSAGGWVGTDGFALLGVEGQTPEWTYVFFFFQAVFAATAATIVSGAVAERVNFKAYLVFSVVIVAVIYPVFGSWAWGGLFNGGGWLEGLGFLDFAGSTVVHSVGAWAALAGTLVVGPRVGKFIDGKPVDIPGHSIPLAALGVFILWFGWFGFNAGSTTAGGPGIAIIAANTFLAAGAGALGAMALTWFRDGIPSVTMTLNGVLAGLVGITAGCDAVLPIGALAIGLLAGIIVVFATLWLEKYIDDPVGAVAVHGVCGAWGTLAVALFAADGFSLSQLGIQAIGVGAAFLWTFPVSYALFKALDLTMGLRISGEGESAGLDVHEHGTVAYPEFQLMTATDVPSGDSAYGIEEAPQIEAAPAI from the coding sequence ATGAGGAAGCTCCTCCCCCTCCTTCTCCTCGCCCCAGCCCTGGCCGCGGCCCAGGACGCCACGGCCGCCGACGTGCAGACCAACCTCGACTTCGTCTGGGTCGTGGTCGCGGGCGCGCTCGTCTTCCTGATGCAGGCCGGGTTCGCCCTGCTCGAGACGGGCCTGACGCGTGCCAAGAACGCGGCCAACATCATTATGAAGAACGTCATGGACGCCTCCGCCGGGGTGGTCGTGTTCTTCCTGGTCGGCTTCGGGCTGATGTTCGGCACGAGCGCCGGCGGTTGGGTCGGCACGGACGGGTTCGCGCTGCTCGGCGTCGAGGGCCAGACGCCGGAGTGGACCTACGTCTTCTTCTTCTTCCAGGCCGTCTTCGCGGCCACCGCCGCGACCATCGTCTCCGGTGCCGTCGCCGAGCGGGTCAACTTCAAGGCCTACCTCGTATTCTCCGTCGTGATCGTCGCTGTGATCTACCCCGTGTTCGGGTCATGGGCGTGGGGCGGGTTGTTCAACGGCGGAGGCTGGCTGGAAGGGCTGGGCTTCCTCGACTTCGCCGGCTCGACGGTCGTCCACTCGGTGGGCGCGTGGGCGGCGCTGGCGGGCACGTTGGTGGTCGGCCCCCGCGTGGGCAAGTTCATCGACGGCAAGCCGGTCGACATTCCGGGCCACAGCATCCCGCTGGCAGCGCTGGGCGTGTTCATCCTGTGGTTCGGCTGGTTCGGCTTCAACGCTGGCTCGACGACGGCGGGCGGACCGGGCATCGCCATCATCGCGGCCAACACGTTCCTGGCGGCCGGCGCGGGCGCGCTCGGCGCGATGGCCCTGACCTGGTTCCGTGACGGCATCCCGAGCGTCACGATGACGCTCAACGGCGTGCTGGCCGGGCTGGTGGGCATCACGGCCGGATGCGACGCCGTCCTCCCCATCGGGGCGCTGGCGATCGGCCTGCTCGCGGGCATCATCGTCGTCTTCGCGACGCTGTGGCTGGAGAAGTACATCGACGACCCGGTCGGCGCGGTCGCGGTCCACGGCGTCTGCGGCGCCTGGGGCACGCTCGCCGTGGCACTGTTCGCGGCCGACGGGTTCTCGCTGAGCCAGCTCGGCATCCAGGCCATCGGCGTCGGCGCGGCGTTCCTGTGGACCTTCCCGGTCTCGTACGCGCTCTTCAAGGCGCTCGACCTGACGATGGGCCTCCGGATCTCCGGCGAGGGCGAGTCGGCCGGCCTCGACGTGCACGAGCACGGCACGGTGGCCTACCCAGAGTTCCAGCTCATGACCGCTACCGACGTCCCCTCCGGCGACTCGGCCTACGGCATCGAGGAGGCGCCCCAGATCGAGGCTGCGCCGGCGATCTAG
- a CDS encoding MoaD/ThiS family protein: MTVRVLLFDVLRREVGASEVTAEVPDGGTGADLLDQLAEAHAPVARHRPVVRLAVNRRYVPAETPLADGDEVALITPVSGG; this comes from the coding sequence GTGACCGTCCGCGTCCTCCTGTTCGACGTACTGCGCCGCGAGGTCGGGGCGAGCGAGGTGACAGCGGAGGTGCCCGACGGCGGGACCGGGGCCGACCTGCTCGATCAACTCGCCGAGGCGCACGCGCCCGTCGCGCGGCATCGTCCGGTGGTGCGGCTGGCGGTCAACCGCCGCTACGTGCCAGCCGAAACGCCGCTGGCGGACGGGGACGAGGTGGCGCTGATCACGCCCGTCAGCGGGGGGTGA
- a CDS encoding Rad52/Rad22 family DNA repair protein, giving the protein MKASDLPRLAAPFPPSDVEWKPGATTRDKTKGLAMAYLSSRVVQQRFDEVCGPADWRNEFTEGPGGGVLCGISVRVERERPDGVTEAEWVTKWDGADNSQVEAVKGGLSGAMKRAAVQWGVGRYLYDLPATWVRLDDRGRFAEEPRIPRQYLPGNDGAGAPAARTPAPSQERHSEGRAKSPRPTPRSGQRRIVRPAASGDGDTRAADLGA; this is encoded by the coding sequence ATGAAGGCCTCCGACCTGCCCCGCCTCGCCGCTCCCTTCCCCCCCTCCGATGTCGAGTGGAAGCCTGGAGCCACCACCCGTGACAAGACCAAGGGCCTCGCGATGGCCTACCTCAGCAGCCGCGTGGTCCAGCAGCGGTTCGACGAGGTCTGCGGTCCGGCCGACTGGCGCAACGAGTTCACAGAGGGCCCCGGTGGGGGCGTTCTCTGTGGCATCTCGGTCCGCGTCGAGCGCGAGCGTCCCGACGGCGTGACCGAGGCGGAGTGGGTCACGAAGTGGGACGGGGCCGACAACTCCCAGGTAGAGGCCGTCAAGGGCGGGCTCTCGGGAGCGATGAAGCGCGCCGCCGTGCAGTGGGGCGTCGGGCGCTACCTCTATGACCTTCCGGCGACGTGGGTGCGTCTCGACGACCGCGGCCGCTTCGCAGAGGAGCCGCGCATCCCCCGTCAGTATCTCCCCGGGAACGACGGGGCAGGGGCCCCGGCGGCCCGCACGCCGGCGCCTTCCCAGGAGCGCCACAGCGAGGGACGCGCGAAGAGCCCCCGCCCGACGCCCCGAAGCGGCCAGCGGCGGATCGTCCGGCCTGCGGCCTCCGGGGACGGCGACACGCGCGCGGCCGATCTCGGGGCCTGA
- a CDS encoding metallophosphoesterase, which translates to MRLGIVSDTHGFYHPELDDVFADVDVILHAGDVGPVEVVERLEKLAPVVGVYGNVDGPPVRGRFKEHVKIRIGGVRLWMTHIGGHPARWAKGIGPALRADPPDLFVCGHSHILRIERVPSLRRMLYINPGAAGRQGFHQVKTCVRLTVEEGKMSQAEVIHLEKEGPQAG; encoded by the coding sequence GTGCGCCTCGGCATCGTCTCGGACACCCACGGTTTCTACCACCCCGAACTGGACGACGTGTTCGCGGACGTGGACGTGATCCTGCACGCGGGCGACGTGGGGCCAGTCGAGGTCGTGGAGCGGCTGGAGAAGCTGGCGCCGGTCGTCGGCGTGTATGGCAACGTCGACGGGCCTCCGGTGCGCGGACGGTTCAAGGAGCACGTCAAGATCCGAATCGGCGGCGTGCGCCTGTGGATGACGCACATCGGCGGGCACCCGGCGCGCTGGGCGAAGGGCATCGGCCCCGCTCTCCGCGCCGACCCGCCGGATCTCTTCGTCTGCGGGCACAGCCACATCCTCCGGATCGAGCGTGTGCCGTCGCTCCGCCGGATGCTGTACATCAACCCCGGCGCCGCCGGTCGGCAGGGGTTCCACCAGGTCAAGACGTGCGTGCGACTGACCGTGGAGGAGGGGAAGATGAGCCAGGCTGAGGTGATCCACCTAGAGAAGGAGGGACCGCAGGCGGGATGA